The following are from one region of the Apostichopus japonicus isolate 1M-3 chromosome 17, ASM3797524v1, whole genome shotgun sequence genome:
- the LOC139984248 gene encoding uncharacterized protein isoform X2 yields the protein MKATENILVAVFLIQLLASGGFASPSCKNECFYDRQYSIADCSEAELDRLPSHHGCVAARVLDLSFNVITSLPNHSFLHYRHVVNLDISSNAITDVQPGSFSGLGKVVSIDLSQNNIAILPETIFYSVQDTIEQIHLDRNNLLTISEGTFSNLTKLSALFLGQNRLTDLSPNLFMDLSALLRIHLNSNQLTSIPNGLLEPLHHLKILDLSSNSIVEVSPNLFDIALCSETITLANNGLRSIPRPARNASLVGLQTLDIRNNRISDATNITYFINGTDKLLLDGNPFSCDCSFDDVRELIQRDETSRDACTWTCIHQVTWETVLAKDLAPEDTMCPVTTTTKRPTTKPTDDVMKTEVKPSKGNHVLWGQGEKMQWEQIPTVSHNFNFTHHTFISMLDGWAVPLVIVVVFVSLFVLTFFTVILAICLCQTNQRIEKLTEAIVQSRKTPTSIKKAISRIKDYSSPRRSSDNKTEMSDVETPRTTGNNRTSGGMKAKKLVVNLTENNLSEKESKIDKSFQTKSPPTEGTNGCRKRTPNKESKNTGYPHSEAKSPSKIGANGIRKRTPNKESKNTGYQNSEAKSPSNIGANGLRKRKPQNKNNKEIENNSSSEKPRKKLVFGGGADRDKENGNAEHSGEIDGLVHITENKLHDDENYTRENELNENFVKSPPSVQHKVTSTERVKTTTVEVLMGDSTDNSDQTSSNC from the exons ATGAAAGCGACT GAAAACATATTGGTGGCTGTGTTTCTGATTCAACTGTTGGCTTCTGGTGGATTCGCCAGCCCTTCTTGCAAGAATGAGTGTTTCTACGACAGACAGTATAGCATCGCTGACTGCAGTGAAGCAGAACTGGACCGATTACCGTCACATCACGGTTGTGTAGCAGCTCGTGTTCTCGACTTATCATTCAACGTGATAACCTCTCTACCGAACCATTCGTTTCTCCATTATCGCCACGTTGTGAATCTCGATATATCGTCCAACGCGATAACCGACGTTCAGCCTGGATCATTCTCAGGGTTAGGAAAGGTTGTCAGTATCGACTTGTCTCAGAATAATATCGCGATATTACCAGAGACGATATTTTACAGTGTTCAAGACACCATTGAACAAATTCACCTCGACAGGAACAATTTACTTACAATCAGTGAAGGTACGTTTTCTAACTTGACTAAACTTTCAGCTTTGTTTCTCGGACAGAATCGGTTGACGGATTTATCTCCAAATTTGTTCATGGACTTGTCTGCTCTTCTTCGCATTCACCTAAATTCAAATCAACTAACAAGCATTCCAAACGGATTATTAGAACCCCTGCATCATTTAAAGATTCTTGATTTAAGCAGTAACTCGATTGTAGAAGTTTCACCAAACTTGTTTGATATTGCATTATGCTCTGAAACCATAACTTTGGCCAATAACGGGTTACGGTCCATTCCACGACCTGCGAGAAATGCGTCGTTGGTGGGACTTCAAACACTAGATATTAGGAATAATCGAATATCTGACGCCACTAATATTACTTATTTCATTAATGGAACTGATAAGTTATTACTTGATGGTAACCCATTCAGTTGTGATTGCTCCTTCGATGATGTAAGGGAGTTGATACAGAGGGACGAGACGTCACGTGATGCTTGCACTTGGACATGTATACACCAAGTTACTTGGGAAACAGTCTTGGCTAAAGACCTAGCTCCCGAAGATACCATGTGTCCTGTAACAACAACGACGAAAAGACCTACGACCAAACCCACCGATGACGTCATGAAAACTGAGGTCAAACCTTCGAAGGGAAATCATGTACTTTGGGGGCAGGGAGAGAAAATGCAGTGGGAACAGATTCCCACGGTGTCACATAACTTTAATTTCACCCATCATACCTTCATATCAATGTTGGATGGTTGGGCTGTTCCCCTTGTTATTGTGGTTGTCttcgtttctttgtttgttttgacatttttcacagtTATTCTTGCCATCTGTCTCTGCCAAACAAACCAAAGAATTGAAAAACTGACAGAAGCAATCGTTCAATCCCGCAAGACCCCAACATCGATCAAGAAAGCCATCAGTCGAATAAAAGATTACAGCTCTCCGAGACGATCGAGTGATAATAAAACTGAGATGTCAGATGTCGAGACGCCACGTACAACTGGCAACAACAGAACATCAGGCGGCATGAAGGCTAAAAAATTGGTGGTAAACCTAACAGAAAACAACCTCAGtgagaaagaaagtaaaatcgATAAAAGTTTTCAAACCAAGAGTCCACCCACAGAGGGTACAAATGGATGTAGAAAGAGGACCCCAAATAAGGAAAGCAAGAACACAGGATACCCACATTCTGAAGCCAAGAGTCCATCTAAAATTGGTGCAAATGGGATTCGCAAGAGGACACCAAATAAGGAAAGTAAGAACACAGGATACCAAAATTCTGAAGCCAAGAGTCCATCTAACATTGGTGCAAATGGGCTTCGCAAGAGGAAACCGCAAAATAAGAACAACAAAGAAATCGAAAACAACTCTTCTTCTGAAAAACCCCGGAAGAAGCTCGTCTTCGGTGGTGGCGCTGATAGGGACAAAGAGAACGGCAATGCTGAGCATTCAGGTGAAATTGATGGTTTGGTTCACATCACTGAAAATAAACTGCATGATGATGAAAATTATACGCGGGAAAATGAGCTTAATGAAAATTTTGTCAAAAGTCCACCATCCGTACAACATAAGGTAACTTCCACAGAAAGGGTTAAAACTACAACGGTTGAAGTTTTGATGGGTGATTCCACTGATAATTCAGACCAAACCAGTTCAAATTGCTGA
- the LOC139984248 gene encoding uncharacterized protein isoform X1: MLLSWNLAKSVERSCDSPHVQRQQENILVAVFLIQLLASGGFASPSCKNECFYDRQYSIADCSEAELDRLPSHHGCVAARVLDLSFNVITSLPNHSFLHYRHVVNLDISSNAITDVQPGSFSGLGKVVSIDLSQNNIAILPETIFYSVQDTIEQIHLDRNNLLTISEGTFSNLTKLSALFLGQNRLTDLSPNLFMDLSALLRIHLNSNQLTSIPNGLLEPLHHLKILDLSSNSIVEVSPNLFDIALCSETITLANNGLRSIPRPARNASLVGLQTLDIRNNRISDATNITYFINGTDKLLLDGNPFSCDCSFDDVRELIQRDETSRDACTWTCIHQVTWETVLAKDLAPEDTMCPVTTTTKRPTTKPTDDVMKTEVKPSKGNHVLWGQGEKMQWEQIPTVSHNFNFTHHTFISMLDGWAVPLVIVVVFVSLFVLTFFTVILAICLCQTNQRIEKLTEAIVQSRKTPTSIKKAISRIKDYSSPRRSSDNKTEMSDVETPRTTGNNRTSGGMKAKKLVVNLTENNLSEKESKIDKSFQTKSPPTEGTNGCRKRTPNKESKNTGYPHSEAKSPSKIGANGIRKRTPNKESKNTGYQNSEAKSPSNIGANGLRKRKPQNKNNKEIENNSSSEKPRKKLVFGGGADRDKENGNAEHSGEIDGLVHITENKLHDDENYTRENELNENFVKSPPSVQHKVTSTERVKTTTVEVLMGDSTDNSDQTSSNC; this comes from the exons ATGTTGCTTTCATGGAATCTTGCCAAGTCTGTTGAACGTTCCTGTGATAGTCCACATGTACAAAGACAACAG GAAAACATATTGGTGGCTGTGTTTCTGATTCAACTGTTGGCTTCTGGTGGATTCGCCAGCCCTTCTTGCAAGAATGAGTGTTTCTACGACAGACAGTATAGCATCGCTGACTGCAGTGAAGCAGAACTGGACCGATTACCGTCACATCACGGTTGTGTAGCAGCTCGTGTTCTCGACTTATCATTCAACGTGATAACCTCTCTACCGAACCATTCGTTTCTCCATTATCGCCACGTTGTGAATCTCGATATATCGTCCAACGCGATAACCGACGTTCAGCCTGGATCATTCTCAGGGTTAGGAAAGGTTGTCAGTATCGACTTGTCTCAGAATAATATCGCGATATTACCAGAGACGATATTTTACAGTGTTCAAGACACCATTGAACAAATTCACCTCGACAGGAACAATTTACTTACAATCAGTGAAGGTACGTTTTCTAACTTGACTAAACTTTCAGCTTTGTTTCTCGGACAGAATCGGTTGACGGATTTATCTCCAAATTTGTTCATGGACTTGTCTGCTCTTCTTCGCATTCACCTAAATTCAAATCAACTAACAAGCATTCCAAACGGATTATTAGAACCCCTGCATCATTTAAAGATTCTTGATTTAAGCAGTAACTCGATTGTAGAAGTTTCACCAAACTTGTTTGATATTGCATTATGCTCTGAAACCATAACTTTGGCCAATAACGGGTTACGGTCCATTCCACGACCTGCGAGAAATGCGTCGTTGGTGGGACTTCAAACACTAGATATTAGGAATAATCGAATATCTGACGCCACTAATATTACTTATTTCATTAATGGAACTGATAAGTTATTACTTGATGGTAACCCATTCAGTTGTGATTGCTCCTTCGATGATGTAAGGGAGTTGATACAGAGGGACGAGACGTCACGTGATGCTTGCACTTGGACATGTATACACCAAGTTACTTGGGAAACAGTCTTGGCTAAAGACCTAGCTCCCGAAGATACCATGTGTCCTGTAACAACAACGACGAAAAGACCTACGACCAAACCCACCGATGACGTCATGAAAACTGAGGTCAAACCTTCGAAGGGAAATCATGTACTTTGGGGGCAGGGAGAGAAAATGCAGTGGGAACAGATTCCCACGGTGTCACATAACTTTAATTTCACCCATCATACCTTCATATCAATGTTGGATGGTTGGGCTGTTCCCCTTGTTATTGTGGTTGTCttcgtttctttgtttgttttgacatttttcacagtTATTCTTGCCATCTGTCTCTGCCAAACAAACCAAAGAATTGAAAAACTGACAGAAGCAATCGTTCAATCCCGCAAGACCCCAACATCGATCAAGAAAGCCATCAGTCGAATAAAAGATTACAGCTCTCCGAGACGATCGAGTGATAATAAAACTGAGATGTCAGATGTCGAGACGCCACGTACAACTGGCAACAACAGAACATCAGGCGGCATGAAGGCTAAAAAATTGGTGGTAAACCTAACAGAAAACAACCTCAGtgagaaagaaagtaaaatcgATAAAAGTTTTCAAACCAAGAGTCCACCCACAGAGGGTACAAATGGATGTAGAAAGAGGACCCCAAATAAGGAAAGCAAGAACACAGGATACCCACATTCTGAAGCCAAGAGTCCATCTAAAATTGGTGCAAATGGGATTCGCAAGAGGACACCAAATAAGGAAAGTAAGAACACAGGATACCAAAATTCTGAAGCCAAGAGTCCATCTAACATTGGTGCAAATGGGCTTCGCAAGAGGAAACCGCAAAATAAGAACAACAAAGAAATCGAAAACAACTCTTCTTCTGAAAAACCCCGGAAGAAGCTCGTCTTCGGTGGTGGCGCTGATAGGGACAAAGAGAACGGCAATGCTGAGCATTCAGGTGAAATTGATGGTTTGGTTCACATCACTGAAAATAAACTGCATGATGATGAAAATTATACGCGGGAAAATGAGCTTAATGAAAATTTTGTCAAAAGTCCACCATCCGTACAACATAAGGTAACTTCCACAGAAAGGGTTAAAACTACAACGGTTGAAGTTTTGATGGGTGATTCCACTGATAATTCAGACCAAACCAGTTCAAATTGCTGA
- the LOC139954674 gene encoding uncharacterized protein, producing MDIQDKEYTPGQVSGPLQMMMWVLGLLDWPSDGKHISTVTSIGLSRVRRKLMCGSLLVISLLVTTVSTGAVLMHFVCNLGHEHHTMHFVVVSICFWPVLVSPQIITTIVTFSKLLPGYQHQRRANISWMNLFSEESFIRDLAKWHPLGGEKCLPRFGILIILELFATAFSVWRILFFLLMQKNCKIWLSNIWMFVEVFGLIYGNLFVYFMYLHRIFLEKKEEVREHVGELNNCITECRQFYKEYLQFRRLFLPMFSLLLFSSAFGMTVFFTLNLVRNNDSNSSESQLVTIPPSTLTFRHLNFTSTCALYCTEADYMHVESAQLFTYSLSIFKIIMGIGVAILVSKGRDVRHNWDKFRLNINLMYEAKDRVFWERLVKFIDRLQPATGSDVIHTMIIPLVGLGIGLLSGNHLAAVH from the exons ATGGATATACAAGACAAGGAATACACACCAGGACAAGTTTCCGGTCCTTTGCAAATGATGATGTGGGTTCTCGGGTTACTCGATTGGCCATCCGACGGAAAACACATCTCGACCGTCACATCCATTG GCCTATCCAGGGTACGAAGGAAGCTGATGTGTGGTTCTCTCCTTGTCATTTCATTGCTGGTAACGACCGTCTCCACTGGGGCAGTGTTAATGCACTTCGTCTGTAATTTAGGACACGAGCACCATACTATGCATTTTGTAGTTGTTAGTATCTGTTTTTGGCCTGTCTTAGTCTCACCTCAGATCATTACCACCATAGTAACGTTTTCAAAACTGTTGCCAGGATATCAACATCAAAGACGAGCGAATATTTCTTGGATGAATCTATTCTCCGAGGAGAGCTTCATCCGAGATTTGGCTAAATGGCATCCTTTAGGAGGGGAAAAATGCCTCCCACGCTTCGGAATCTTGATTATACTCGAGTTATTCGCGACAGCTTTCTCAGTATGGAGGATTCTTTTCTTCCTTCTCATgcagaaaaattgtaaaatatggcTCTCTAACATTTGGATGTTTGTGGAGGTTTTTGGCTTAATTTATGGGAATCTGTTCGTTTACTTTATGTATCTGCATCGCATTTTCTTGGAGAAGAAGGAAGAAGTCCGAGAGCATGTCGGAGAATTAAATAACTGTATCACCGAATGTAGACAGTTTTACAAAGAGTACTTGCAATTTAGGAGATTGTTCTTGCCGATGTTCAGTCTGTTGCTATTCAGTTCTGCATTTGGTATGACTGTGTTCTTCACTTTAAACTTGGTCCGTAATAACGATTCGAATAGCTCCGAGTCACAATTGGTAACAATTCCTCCTTCAACACTTACGTTTCGACATCTTAACTTTACATCTACATGCGCTTTGTACTGCACGGAAGCAGATTATATGCATGTCGAGTCAGCACAGTTATTTACTTACTCTTTGTCCATTTTCAAGATTATTATGGGAATTGGAGTAGCCATTTTAGTTTCCAAAGGCCGAGATGTTCGCCATAACTGGGATAAGTTTAGGCTTAATATTAATCTCATGTATGAGGCGAAGGACAGAGTATTTTGGGAAAGACTCGTGAAGTTTATAGATAGACTTCAACCCGCAACAGGAAGTGACGTTATACATACAATGATCATACCTCTTGTAGGGCTTGGCATTGGTTTGTTGAGTGGAAACCATCTTGCGGCCGTACACTAA